The following proteins are co-located in the Argopecten irradians isolate NY chromosome 9, Ai_NY, whole genome shotgun sequence genome:
- the LOC138332131 gene encoding septin-2-like isoform X4, with protein MEEMGVIYEDDDEFIGFATLPDQVHRKAVKRGFEFGLMVVGETGLGKSTLINSLFLTDLYKDRTIPNVEDTVKKTVQIEKKQLEIEERGVKLRLTIVDTPGFNDSVNGEKNWTPIIDYIDNQFDQYYQAESGLNRKNIQDTRVHCCLYFISPYGHGLKPVDIAVMKRLHTKVNIVPLLAKSDILTPKEVKKLKAKILDEIKENHIQIYQFPECDSDEDEEFKQQDKALKAAIPFAVVGSNTVVEAGGKKIRGRMYPWGIVEVDNPKHCDFGKLRQMLISTHMQDLKDITADLHYENYRAEHLAEEMKSSQRERSKLKRDSIVNLDAVSETDRLLQQKEAEIQRMQAMLAKMQAQLQNNQSPANGKVANG; from the exons ATGGAGGAAATGGGAGTTATTTATGAG GATGATGATGAGTTTATCGGATTTGCCACGCTGCCCGACCAGGTCCATAGAAAAGCAGTCAAGCGCGGTTTTGAGTTCGGACTTATGGTGGTCG GTGAGACAGGGCTGGGGAAGTCCACCCTGATCAACAGCCTCTTCCTGACCGACCTGTACAAGGATAGGACGATACCAAACGTAGAAG ATACTGTTAAGAAGACAGTACAGATTGAGAAGAAACAACTTGAGATAGAAGAACGTGGAGTAAAACTCCGTCTCACCATTGTAGACACACCAGGCTTCAACGACTCCGTTAACGGGGAAAAGAA TTGGACGCCCATCATAGATTATATTGACAATCAGTTTGATCAGTACTACCAGGCTGAAAGTGGACTCAATCGTAAAAATATCCAGGACACTCGTGTCCACTGCTGTCTATATTTTATATCTCCGTATGGACACGG TCTGAAACCAGTAGACATAGCTGTGATGAAGAGACTCCATACCAAAGTGAACATTGTCCCTCTCCTAGCTAAGTCTGACATCCTCACGCCAAAGGAGGTCAAAAAGTTAAAAGCCAAG ATATTAGATGAAATCAAGGAGAACCACATACAAATTTACCAGTTCCCTGAATGTGACAGTGACGAGGATGAAGAGTTTAAACAACAGGACAAAGCCTTAaag GCAGCCATTCCATTTGCTGTAGTAGGCAGTAATACAGTAGTGGAGGCAGGAGGCAAAAAAATCCGGGGTCGGATGTACCCTTGGGGAATCGTAGAAG TTGATAACCCTAAACATTGTGACTTTGGAAAACTTCGTCAGATGTTGATCAG CACCCACATGCAGGACCTGAAGGATATCACAGCTGATTTACATTATGAGAATTATCGCGCCGAACACCTCGCTGAGGAGATGAAGAGTTCACAAAGGGAGAGAAG caAATTGAAGCGAGACTCCATTGTAAACTTGGATGCAGTTTCTGAGACTGACAGGCTACTCCAACAAAAAGAAGCTGAG ATACAACGGATGCAAGCTATGCTGGCCAAAATGCAGGCCCAACTACAAAATAATCAGTCACCAGCTAACGGGAAAGTAGCCAATGGTTAG
- the LOC138332131 gene encoding septin-2-like isoform X3, whose protein sequence is MATVLPSFYRSWDDDEFIGFATLPDQVHRKAVKRGFEFGLMVVGETGLGKSTLINSLFLTDLYKDRTIPNVEDTVKKTVQIEKKQLEIEERGVKLRLTIVDTPGFNDSVNGEKNWTPIIDYIDNQFDQYYQAESGLNRKNIQDTRVHCCLYFISPYGHGLKPVDIAVMKRLHTKVNIVPLLAKSDILTPKEVKKLKAKILDEIKENHIQIYQFPECDSDEDEEFKQQDKALKAAIPFAVVGSNTVVEAGGKKIRGRMYPWGIVEVDNPKHCDFGKLRQMLISTHMQDLKDITADLHYENYRAEHLAEEMKSSQRERSKLKRDSIVNLDAVSETDRLLQQKEAEIQRMQAMLAKMQAQLQNNQSPANGKVANG, encoded by the exons GATGATGATGAGTTTATCGGATTTGCCACGCTGCCCGACCAGGTCCATAGAAAAGCAGTCAAGCGCGGTTTTGAGTTCGGACTTATGGTGGTCG GTGAGACAGGGCTGGGGAAGTCCACCCTGATCAACAGCCTCTTCCTGACCGACCTGTACAAGGATAGGACGATACCAAACGTAGAAG ATACTGTTAAGAAGACAGTACAGATTGAGAAGAAACAACTTGAGATAGAAGAACGTGGAGTAAAACTCCGTCTCACCATTGTAGACACACCAGGCTTCAACGACTCCGTTAACGGGGAAAAGAA TTGGACGCCCATCATAGATTATATTGACAATCAGTTTGATCAGTACTACCAGGCTGAAAGTGGACTCAATCGTAAAAATATCCAGGACACTCGTGTCCACTGCTGTCTATATTTTATATCTCCGTATGGACACGG TCTGAAACCAGTAGACATAGCTGTGATGAAGAGACTCCATACCAAAGTGAACATTGTCCCTCTCCTAGCTAAGTCTGACATCCTCACGCCAAAGGAGGTCAAAAAGTTAAAAGCCAAG ATATTAGATGAAATCAAGGAGAACCACATACAAATTTACCAGTTCCCTGAATGTGACAGTGACGAGGATGAAGAGTTTAAACAACAGGACAAAGCCTTAaag GCAGCCATTCCATTTGCTGTAGTAGGCAGTAATACAGTAGTGGAGGCAGGAGGCAAAAAAATCCGGGGTCGGATGTACCCTTGGGGAATCGTAGAAG TTGATAACCCTAAACATTGTGACTTTGGAAAACTTCGTCAGATGTTGATCAG CACCCACATGCAGGACCTGAAGGATATCACAGCTGATTTACATTATGAGAATTATCGCGCCGAACACCTCGCTGAGGAGATGAAGAGTTCACAAAGGGAGAGAAG caAATTGAAGCGAGACTCCATTGTAAACTTGGATGCAGTTTCTGAGACTGACAGGCTACTCCAACAAAAAGAAGCTGAG ATACAACGGATGCAAGCTATGCTGGCCAAAATGCAGGCCCAACTACAAAATAATCAGTCACCAGCTAACGGGAAAGTAGCCAATGGTTAG
- the LOC138332131 gene encoding septin-2-like isoform X5, with protein MFTPEIDDDEFIGFATLPDQVHRKAVKRGFEFGLMVVGETGLGKSTLINSLFLTDLYKDRTIPNVEDTVKKTVQIEKKQLEIEERGVKLRLTIVDTPGFNDSVNGEKNWTPIIDYIDNQFDQYYQAESGLNRKNIQDTRVHCCLYFISPYGHGLKPVDIAVMKRLHTKVNIVPLLAKSDILTPKEVKKLKAKILDEIKENHIQIYQFPECDSDEDEEFKQQDKALKAAIPFAVVGSNTVVEAGGKKIRGRMYPWGIVEVDNPKHCDFGKLRQMLISTHMQDLKDITADLHYENYRAEHLAEEMKSSQRERSKLKRDSIVNLDAVSETDRLLQQKEAEIQRMQAMLAKMQAQLQNNQSPANGKVANG; from the exons GATGATGATGAGTTTATCGGATTTGCCACGCTGCCCGACCAGGTCCATAGAAAAGCAGTCAAGCGCGGTTTTGAGTTCGGACTTATGGTGGTCG GTGAGACAGGGCTGGGGAAGTCCACCCTGATCAACAGCCTCTTCCTGACCGACCTGTACAAGGATAGGACGATACCAAACGTAGAAG ATACTGTTAAGAAGACAGTACAGATTGAGAAGAAACAACTTGAGATAGAAGAACGTGGAGTAAAACTCCGTCTCACCATTGTAGACACACCAGGCTTCAACGACTCCGTTAACGGGGAAAAGAA TTGGACGCCCATCATAGATTATATTGACAATCAGTTTGATCAGTACTACCAGGCTGAAAGTGGACTCAATCGTAAAAATATCCAGGACACTCGTGTCCACTGCTGTCTATATTTTATATCTCCGTATGGACACGG TCTGAAACCAGTAGACATAGCTGTGATGAAGAGACTCCATACCAAAGTGAACATTGTCCCTCTCCTAGCTAAGTCTGACATCCTCACGCCAAAGGAGGTCAAAAAGTTAAAAGCCAAG ATATTAGATGAAATCAAGGAGAACCACATACAAATTTACCAGTTCCCTGAATGTGACAGTGACGAGGATGAAGAGTTTAAACAACAGGACAAAGCCTTAaag GCAGCCATTCCATTTGCTGTAGTAGGCAGTAATACAGTAGTGGAGGCAGGAGGCAAAAAAATCCGGGGTCGGATGTACCCTTGGGGAATCGTAGAAG TTGATAACCCTAAACATTGTGACTTTGGAAAACTTCGTCAGATGTTGATCAG CACCCACATGCAGGACCTGAAGGATATCACAGCTGATTTACATTATGAGAATTATCGCGCCGAACACCTCGCTGAGGAGATGAAGAGTTCACAAAGGGAGAGAAG caAATTGAAGCGAGACTCCATTGTAAACTTGGATGCAGTTTCTGAGACTGACAGGCTACTCCAACAAAAAGAAGCTGAG ATACAACGGATGCAAGCTATGCTGGCCAAAATGCAGGCCCAACTACAAAATAATCAGTCACCAGCTAACGGGAAAGTAGCCAATGGTTAG